Within Thermus sp. CCB_US3_UF1, the genomic segment GGGGGCCTTCCACCTCCCCCTCGAGGCGGAGGACTGGGGCGGCCAGGCTGACGCCCGCCAGGGCCAGGAGGAGGCTCGCCCGCTTCATTACCCCCCAGGGTAGGGGAGGGAGGTGGGACATTCGTACTTCCAGGCCCTGAAGGACATTTGCCCCGGAGGCTCTGGTACCCTAAAGGGCGTGAGGCACCTCGCCGTCTTGGCCTTTTTAGGCCTGGCCCTGGCCCAGCCCCTCGCCGTTCCGGGCTGGGTGCGCCTGGTACCCCCGGGGGTGAAGGACACCGCCGCCTACCTGACCCTGGAGAACCGGGGCCAGGTTGCCTTGCGCCTGGTGGGGGCGGAAACCCCCGTGGCCCAGCGGGTCTCCCTGCACCGGGAACACCGGGAGCACCGGGGCGGGCACACGGTCTTGGGCATGCGCCCCCTGCCCCATCTGGACCTCCCCCCCGGGGCCAGGGTGGCCTTCCGGCCTGGGGGCTACCACTTCATGCTGGAGGGGCTAAAGCGCCCCCTTAAGGCGGGGGAAAAGGTGGAGCTCGTCCTTAAGTTTGCCGACGGCACCCGGCTTAGGGTGGTCTTGCCGGTGGAGATGCGATGAGAAGAAGGATCTTCCCCCTGTTGGCGGTGCTTCTCCTGGTGGGCTTGGCCTACTGGCTTCTGCCCAAGGGCGGCCACAGCTTTTACGGCACCCGGCTCCTCAACCCCAAGCCGGTGGACTTCACCCTGCAGGGTCCTTCCGGGCCGGTGCGCTTGGGGGAGATGGGGGGCAGGCTTGTCCTCCTCTTCTTCGGCTTCGTGCACTGCCCCGATGTCTGCCCCACCACCCTTATCGCCCTCAAGCGGGCCTACGAGCGCCTTTCCCCGGAGGAACAGGCGCGGGTGCGGGTGGTCTTCGTCAGCGTGGACCCCGACCGGGATACCCCTGAGGTTTCGGACCGCTACGCCAAGGGGTTCCACCCCAGCTTCCTGGGGCTTTCGGGAAGCCCCGAGGCGGTGCAGGAGGTGGCCCGCACCTTTGGGGTTTACTACCAGAAGACCCAGTACCGGGGCCCAGGGGAGTACCTGGTGGACCACACCGCCACCACCTTCGTGGTCCAAGACGGCAAGCTGGTCCTCCTCTTTAGCCCAGAAAAGGTGGAGGCCACGGACAAGGTGGTGGCCGACCTGAGGGCCCTTTTCTAAAGGGGGTTAGCCTAGGGCCACGTCCAGGGCCATCATGAGGGCAAAGCCCACCATGACGCCAAAGGTGGAGGTGTCCCCGTTGCCCTCGGATTGGCTTTCCGGGATGACCTCCTCCACGATCACGAAGACCATGGCCCCCGCGGCCAGGGCCATGAGGTAGGGCAGGAGGGCCTGCATCTCCGCCACCAACAGGGCGCCCAGCACCGCCCCCAAGGGTTCCACGATGGCGGAAAGCTGGCCGTAAAACCAGGCCCGCCCCGCGCCGATGCCCGCCCGCCGCAGGGGCCAGGCCACGGCCAGGCCTTCGGGAAGGTTCTGTAGGCCGATGCCCATCGCCAGGGCCACCGCCCCCCCCAAGGTGGCCGCCCCGCTGGGATCTAGGCCCGCGGCCCCAAAGGCCACCCCCACCGCCAGCCCCTCGGGGAAGTTGTGCAGGGTGATGGCCAGGATGAGGAGGGTGGTGCGCCGCCAGGCGGTGTGCAGGCCTTCCTCCTGGGCCCCTGGCCCCAGGTGGAGGTGGGGCAAAAAGCGGTCCAGAAGGCGCAAAAGCCCCCCGCCCAGGAGGAAGCCTACCACCGCCGGCACCCAGGGGAGCATCCCTTGGGCCTGGGCGATCTCCATGCCCGGGAGGAGGAGGGAGAAGACACTAGCCGCCAGCATCACCCCGGCGGCGAAGCCCAGGAGTCCGTCCAGGAGCTTGCGGCTGGGCTCTTGCCACAGGAAAACGCTGGCCGCCCCCACCGCGGTGAGGCCCCAGGTGAAGACGCCCCCCAGCAGGGCGTAGAGGAGGGGGGAGTCCATAGGCCTTATTTTAGGCATGCCTAAACCCCTGGGCAAGCCCGCCTTGGGGTATCCTGAGGTAAGGTATGCTGGATAAGCTTGCGCGCCTAGAAGAAGAGTACCGGGAGCTGGAAGGCCTCCTGGCTGACCCCGAGGTCCTCAAGGACCCAAGGCGCTACCAGGCCCTTTCCCGGCGCTACGCCGAGATGGGGGAGATCATCGCCCTCATCCGCGAGTACCGTAAGGTCCTCCAGGACCTCGATGGCCTGGAAGACCTCCTGGACGACCCCGAACTCAAGGAGGTGGCCAAGGGGGAACGGGAAGCCCTCCTGGCCCGCAAGGAGGAGCTGGAGAGGGATTTGGAGCGCCACCTCCTGCCCAAGGACCCCATGGACGAGCGGGACGCCATCGTGGAGATCCGCGCCGGCACCGGCGGGGAGGAAGCGGCCCTTTTCGCCCGCGACCTCCTGGAGATGTACCTGCGCTTCGCCGAGGAGATGGGCTTTGAAACGGAGATCCTGGACTCCAACCCCACGGACCTGGGCGGGTTTTCCAAGGTGGTCTTTGAGGTGCGGGGCCCAGGGGGCTATGGCACCTTCAAGTACGAAAGCGGGGTCCACCGGGTGCAGCGGGTGCCGGCCACGGAGACCCAGGGGCGGATCCATACCTCCACGGCCACGGTGGCCGTGCTGCCCAAGGCCGAGGAGGCCGACTTCCAGCTCAACATGGACGAGATCCGCATTGACGTCATGCGGGCTTCCGGGCCTGGGGGCCAGGGGGTAAACACCACGGACAGCGCGGTGCGGGTGGTCCACCTGCCCACGGGGATCATGGTCACCTGCCAGGACTCCCGCAGCCAGATCAAGAACCGGGAGAAGGCCCTCATGATCCTGCGCAGCCGCCTTCTGGAGATGAAGCGGGCGGAGGAGGCGGAACGGCTCAGGCAGACCCGCCTGGCCCAGATCGGTACCGGGGAGCGCTCGGAGAAGATCCGCACCTACAACTTCCCCCAGTCCCGGGTGACCGACCACCGCATTGGCTTCACCACCCACGACCTGGAAGGGGTGCTCTCGGGCCGCCTCCAGCCCCTCCTGGAGGCCCTGAAGCGGGCCGACCAGGAGCGCCAGCTGGAGGCCATGACGGAAGCGTGATGCGCCGCGAGATCCTGGTGGTGGCGGCCATCCTTCTGGACCGCCAGGGGCGGGTCCTCCTGGTGGGCAACGACTGGGGGCGGCGGGGCCAGGTGCGCTACACCCTGCCCGGGGGGACGGTGGAGCCGGGGGAGACCGTGCTGGACGCCCTGGTGCGGGAGGTGCGGGAGGAGACGGGCTTGCGGGTGAGGGGCATTGAGCACCTGGCCTACGTGATCCAGGTGGAGGACCGCCGCAAGAACGAGCGCACCCTGGCCATGGCCTTCCGGGCCAGCTACGAGGGGCTTCTCAACCCCCGGGATCCCGACGGCCACATCGTGGAGGCCCGCTTCTTCACCCCCGAGGAGGTGGCGGCCAGGCTCTCCGGCCACCGCCCCCTGCAGGAACCCCTGTTGGACTACCTTTCCGGGGAGCGGGGGCGGTTTTACGCCTACCCGGGCTGGGGCCAGCCGGGGGTGCGGGTCTAAGGGCCGAGCTTGCGCTTTAGGTAGGCGGTAAGCTCTTCCAGGGCCTTCCTCAGGGCCCGCTGTTCCTCGGCCAGGGCCTCTAAGGGGTCCTTGTTCCCTTCCCCCCCGGAGAGGGTTTTGAAGAGGAGGGTGGGGTTGCCGCACCGGGGGCAGGCCACACCGGCTGGGCGCACCGCGGGCGCGTAAAAGACCCGGGCCTTGCACCGGGGGCAGAGCAGGTACTTGGCCCCCAGGGCCTCTCCCTTGCGCACCGCCTCCTCCAGCTCCAAGGCCTCCTCCCGCGGGTACCCCAGGAAGTAGTCTTCCCCCAGCTGCGCCATTCCCAGGGCCTCCTCTGTGCTTTTGAGGTCGCCCCGCTTGCCCTCGGGTACCTCCCAGGTGAAGCCATTCCAGCGGAAGTGGCGCAGGTGCTTTCTCCCCTCCAGGTCCTCCACCTCCACGATGAGCTGGAGGCCTGGGTCCTTGGGGTAGTAGAAGAAGCGCACCCCCTGCACCCCGGAAAGGCTTTTGGTCCGGGGCAGGGTGTAGCTGAGGGGGCCATCCCCCTTGGCGGGGTAGCCCACCAGGCGTTCCAGGTCGTAAAGGGTAAGGCCAGGGCGCTCCATATCCCCGAAGAGGAGGCGCTCCACGTAGCGGAAGGCAGCCTCGAGGCCCGGGTCCATGGGATCAGTCTACCCCCGGGGAGGGTTCTTGGGGTAGACCTGGGGAACACGCCCTAGGGTGCGGGCCAGTTCAGGCAGTAGGGCTTCAGGACCGCCAGCTTCCCGCCCCCGTACGGGGAGAGCATGGCCTCCTGGGTCCCCTTTTCCGGCCAAAGGTAGTCCACCACCAGGGGGGCATCCTCGTTTTGCGCCCCGCCCAGGTTCCAGGGGCCGGCCTCCTTGCCCACGGGCCGGAAGTGGTCAGGGCCGTAACCGTCCTGGCTGCCCACCAGGACGTAGAGGCAGACCCGCTGCCCCGGGGTGGGGTTGAAGTATTTTTTGTCCAGCTGCAGGATCACCTGCTTGTCCGCGGGGTTGCTCCCCACCACCACGCCATCCGCGGTGTCGGTGCCGTCAGGGAAGCCCACCCGCTGGCCGTACTGGGGCCAGCCCGCGGCCTTGAGGAAGAGGTCCCAGGGGTGGGCGGGGTCAAAGGCCACCTTGGCCCCCTTGGCGAAGGTGTCCGTCCTCCCCCCCTCCTTGAAGTCCAGGTAGACGTTGAGGAGCTGGTGGCTGAAGCCCGCCGGGGCTCCCCAGGGGTTGGTCATCTCCCCGAAGGTGAAGACCAAGGTCCAGGTGGCCCCGCTGTCCAGGACCCGCATCTCCAGGAGGTCGAAGAGGCCCTTATAGGGGGCGAAGGCACCCTCCTTGGGGTAGGTGTAGGTGCCGGGGCCGTGCTCGTCCCCCTCGGGGTCCCTCAGGCGGAGCACCTCCTTCCCCGCTAGGCGCTGGGGCAGGCTGAGGGCCAGGGGGCTTCCGTTGGGGGCGGTGTCCAGCACCCTGCCCCCCTTCTCCAGGACCAGGGCCAGGCGCAAGGTATCCCCGGCCTCTGCCCTTAGGGTGGTGTAGGGGATGCGCATCTCCACCACCTGGTCCACCCAGGCCCGCCTGCCCGCCAGGTCCGCGGGGGAGCTGGCCAGGACCCAAGCCCCCTCCCGGTAGGCGAAGCGCACCAGGGTGGCCTGCCCCTCCCGCACCCCGTCCAGGTCCAGGGTGACCCGCTGCTGTAAGGGGAAGCCTAGGGGTACCTCCGCCCCTTCGGGGAAGGCGGCCCCGCCCTCCTCCTTGGGGGTGGTGGCGTAAAGGTGCAGGCGGTACCCCTGGCCCAGGAGGTCCTTGGCCCTCACCCCTTCCTTTAGGTCCACCCGCAGGTAGACGTGCTGCTCGTCAAAGCCCAGGTACACCCCCCGGATGAGGTCGTCCTGGGTCTGCATGGTGGTGCCCTCGAGGTCGGGGAGGTAGGCGGCTCCCCGCCATTCCTCGGGGCCCGCTTGGCCGTCCAGGGTGGGCTTGACCCGGCCAGGGGTCCCCTGGGGTTGGACCGGGGGGCGCACGGCGATGAAGAGGGCTTCCGGGGGCTTCTGCCCTATGGTCCCGTAGACCGCTTGCAGGATGGCCCGGAAGGCCTCGTCAAAGGGGGGGTTGTTGGGGAAGCCGGTGTCCTGGCCATACCACCAGAACCAGTCGGAGGCTTGGGCCTGGTAGATGAGGCCCAAGGCCTTCTCCACCGCCTTGGGGTCCCCGCCCTGGGCCTGGAAGTCCAAGACCGCCTGCCGGGCCCGGGCCAGCCGGTCCCAGGCCTCGTTTTCCTCCGGCTCCCCCGCCCACATGGCGAAATCCCCTGCCCAGCCCCCGGTGCCCAGCCTGGCGATGGGGAGGGAGGGCTCGGAGAGGAGTTCGGAAAAGAGCACGGTCTTGAGCGTCCCCTTCCGCTCTTCCTCGGCAAGGCGCCGGTAGAGGAGGCGGCGGAACTCGTTGCCGTTATTGGGGTAGTTCTCCCAGGCGTTTTCCCCATCCAAGGCGATGGTGAGGACGGCGTTGGGGTTTTGGCCGATCACCTGGCGGCGGATTTCCAGCAAGGTGCCGATGAAGTCTTCCACCGCCCGTTCCGCGGGCATGCCGCTATAGCTAAAGCCGATGCGGTCGGAAAGGTCCCGGTGGCGGAAGAAGAGGCGTACCCGCTTGCCGTCCTTCTCCACGTGGTAGATGCGGGTGAGGGTGGCGGGGTTGACGGGGAAGCCGCTTTTGCCCAGGATGGCCTCGTCGGTGACCAGAAAGCCGATGCCCTCCTGGGCGTAGAGCTCAGCGGCCTTTTGGCTCACCGCCCCTTCGGGGGGCCACATGCCCTTGGGTTCCTGGCCGAAGAGGGCCTTGAAGTACTCCCGGCCAGCCCGCACCTGCCAGGCGGCATCCTCAGGCCAGGCGATGGGCTCCTTGGGTAGGCTCAGGGCGGGGTTGGACTCGCGGATGGCCTCCTTGTCCAGCAGGATGGGCAGGATGGGGTGGTAGTAGGGGGTGGTGATGAGGTCAATCTGCCCCTTGCGCCAAAGCTCCCGGTGTAGGGGCAGGATGGTGGCCATCAGCTCCAGGTGTTTTTTCAGCACATAGTTCACGTCCTCCTGGGTGAAGCCCCGGTCCTTGCGGTACAGGGCCCGGAGGCCGGGATCCCGCTCAATGTAGTCAATATTGATCCAGTATAGGTTCCAAAGAACCCTGAGGTCCTGCAGATCCGCATCGGAGAAGGCTTCGCCCCGTGCCTTCTTGGCCTGGAGCTCGCGGTAGCGGGGGCTTTTTTCCACGAAGCGGGGGTTGAGGTCAAAGAACCGGGCCACGATAAAGGCCCGCTCCTCTTGGCTTAGGGCGGAAAGGGGTTTTTCCGAGACCCGCCAATAGGCGTCCTTGGCCTTGCCGGAGAGGTAGTCCCCGATCTGCTTCAAAAGGGTGGAGGTGTAGTCAAAGGTGACCTTGATCTCGGGAAACTCCTTCAGCACCTCCGCCATCCAGGGGTAGTCGTTTACCCCGTGGGCCCGCACCCAGGGCTCCTCGTACTGCCCGGTGACGGGGTTCTCGTAGGGGGGCTGGTGTTGGTGCCACAGGATGGCCACCCGCAGGGGCTGGGCCAGGGCGAGGGGCGCCATCATCAGGCCGATCAGGATCCCGTGTAGCTTCATTGCCGCTCCTCCTCGGTCTCGTGGAAGGGGTTCCACCCGCG encodes:
- a CDS encoding copper chaperone PCu(A)C, with protein sequence MRHLAVLAFLGLALAQPLAVPGWVRLVPPGVKDTAAYLTLENRGQVALRLVGAETPVAQRVSLHREHREHRGGHTVLGMRPLPHLDLPPGARVAFRPGGYHFMLEGLKRPLKAGEKVELVLKFADGTRLRVVLPVEMR
- a CDS encoding SCO family protein encodes the protein MRRRIFPLLAVLLLVGLAYWLLPKGGHSFYGTRLLNPKPVDFTLQGPSGPVRLGEMGGRLVLLFFGFVHCPDVCPTTLIALKRAYERLSPEEQARVRVVFVSVDPDRDTPEVSDRYAKGFHPSFLGLSGSPEAVQEVARTFGVYYQKTQYRGPGEYLVDHTATTFVVQDGKLVLLFSPEKVEATDKVVADLRALF
- a CDS encoding ZIP family metal transporter, yielding MDSPLLYALLGGVFTWGLTAVGAASVFLWQEPSRKLLDGLLGFAAGVMLAASVFSLLLPGMEIAQAQGMLPWVPAVVGFLLGGGLLRLLDRFLPHLHLGPGAQEEGLHTAWRRTTLLILAITLHNFPEGLAVGVAFGAAGLDPSGAATLGGAVALAMGIGLQNLPEGLAVAWPLRRAGIGAGRAWFYGQLSAIVEPLGAVLGALLVAEMQALLPYLMALAAGAMVFVIVEEVIPESQSEGNGDTSTFGVMVGFALMMALDVALG
- the prfA gene encoding peptide chain release factor 1, coding for MLDKLARLEEEYRELEGLLADPEVLKDPRRYQALSRRYAEMGEIIALIREYRKVLQDLDGLEDLLDDPELKEVAKGEREALLARKEELERDLERHLLPKDPMDERDAIVEIRAGTGGEEAALFARDLLEMYLRFAEEMGFETEILDSNPTDLGGFSKVVFEVRGPGGYGTFKYESGVHRVQRVPATETQGRIHTSTATVAVLPKAEEADFQLNMDEIRIDVMRASGPGGQGVNTTDSAVRVVHLPTGIMVTCQDSRSQIKNREKALMILRSRLLEMKRAEEAERLRQTRLAQIGTGERSEKIRTYNFPQSRVTDHRIGFTTHDLEGVLSGRLQPLLEALKRADQERQLEAMTEA
- a CDS encoding NUDIX hydrolase yields the protein MRREILVVAAILLDRQGRVLLVGNDWGRRGQVRYTLPGGTVEPGETVLDALVREVREETGLRVRGIEHLAYVIQVEDRRKNERTLAMAFRASYEGLLNPRDPDGHIVEARFFTPEEVAARLSGHRPLQEPLLDYLSGERGRFYAYPGWGQPGVRV
- a CDS encoding glucodextranase DOMON-like domain-containing protein, with the protein product MKLHGILIGLMMAPLALAQPLRVAILWHQHQPPYENPVTGQYEEPWVRAHGVNDYPWMAEVLKEFPEIKVTFDYTSTLLKQIGDYLSGKAKDAYWRVSEKPLSALSQEERAFIVARFFDLNPRFVEKSPRYRELQAKKARGEAFSDADLQDLRVLWNLYWINIDYIERDPGLRALYRKDRGFTQEDVNYVLKKHLELMATILPLHRELWRKGQIDLITTPYYHPILPILLDKEAIRESNPALSLPKEPIAWPEDAAWQVRAGREYFKALFGQEPKGMWPPEGAVSQKAAELYAQEGIGFLVTDEAILGKSGFPVNPATLTRIYHVEKDGKRVRLFFRHRDLSDRIGFSYSGMPAERAVEDFIGTLLEIRRQVIGQNPNAVLTIALDGENAWENYPNNGNEFRRLLYRRLAEEERKGTLKTVLFSELLSEPSLPIARLGTGGWAGDFAMWAGEPEENEAWDRLARARQAVLDFQAQGGDPKAVEKALGLIYQAQASDWFWWYGQDTGFPNNPPFDEAFRAILQAVYGTIGQKPPEALFIAVRPPVQPQGTPGRVKPTLDGQAGPEEWRGAAYLPDLEGTTMQTQDDLIRGVYLGFDEQHVYLRVDLKEGVRAKDLLGQGYRLHLYATTPKEEGGAAFPEGAEVPLGFPLQQRVTLDLDGVREGQATLVRFAYREGAWVLASSPADLAGRRAWVDQVVEMRIPYTTLRAEAGDTLRLALVLEKGGRVLDTAPNGSPLALSLPQRLAGKEVLRLRDPEGDEHGPGTYTYPKEGAFAPYKGLFDLLEMRVLDSGATWTLVFTFGEMTNPWGAPAGFSHQLLNVYLDFKEGGRTDTFAKGAKVAFDPAHPWDLFLKAAGWPQYGQRVGFPDGTDTADGVVVGSNPADKQVILQLDKKYFNPTPGQRVCLYVLVGSQDGYGPDHFRPVGKEAGPWNLGGAQNEDAPLVVDYLWPEKGTQEAMLSPYGGGKLAVLKPYCLNWPAP